A stretch of Triticum aestivum cultivar Chinese Spring chromosome 1D, IWGSC CS RefSeq v2.1, whole genome shotgun sequence DNA encodes these proteins:
- the LOC123167434 gene encoding uncharacterized protein, producing the protein MAADWTSARRAWEKWTGKHVGSSGMPIKAALLLNYDPTGPSRLFPMVAEQEGAKFTAVDLQPSMDFFRRNNLQTEFFSIGSNQYVVTSIHEHWFSARCVNTTQPGGEGVIIMQIGAYLLVSMYDGSVGSASRAMVAVDQFAWHFNRKTH; encoded by the exons ATGGCTGCGGACTGGACATCGGCGCGCCGGGCGTGGGAGAAGTGGACCGGGAAGCATGTCGGATCTTCCG GGATGCCGATCAAGGCGGCGCTGCTGCTCAACTACGATCCGACAGGACCATCTCGCCTCTTCCCCATGGT AGCAGAGCAAGAGGGAGCAAAATTTACTGCTGTTGATCTGCAGCCGTCCATGGACTTCTTTAGAAGGAATAATCTGCAGACGGAATTCTTTTCTATTGGATCAAACCAAT ATGTGGTCACCTCAATCCACGAGCACTGGTTTTCTGCTCGTTGCGTTAACACGACACAGCCAGGAGGTGAAGGAGTTATAATTATGCAGATTGGAGCATACTTGTTAGTCTCTAT GTATGATGGTTCAGTCGGTTCGGCTTCACGGGCAATGGTGGCTGTTGATCAGTTTGCATGGCACTTTAACCGGAAAACACATTAA